From the genome of Macaca thibetana thibetana isolate TM-01 chromosome 8, ASM2454274v1, whole genome shotgun sequence:
ggattaaagacttaaatgtaagacctaaaaccatgaaaccacttgaagaaaacacaggaaaaaagcTCCCTAACATTGGTCAGGGCTAGCGGTTCCCAACCCTTGGGCCACAGATCAGTACCAGttcgtggcctgttaggaaccaggccacaaaGCActaggtgagcagcaggcaagcaTGCGaagcttcatttttatttacagctCCTCCACattcctgagctccacctcccctGTCacatcagcagtggcattagattctcataagagcgCAAACCCTACGGTGAattgcacatgcaagggatctaggttgtacacTCCTTAGGAGAACCTAATGCCTTataatctgtcactgtctcccataaCTCCCAGATAGGACCCTCAAGtttcaggaaaacaagctcagggctcccactgattctacattacagtgaattgtataattatttcattatatattacaatgtaataataatagaaccaaaatgcacaataaatgaaatgcacttgaatcatcctgaaaccatcccctccCTCCTCAAATGGAAAAATTGCCTTTGATGAAACCAGTCcttggtaccaaaaaggttggggaccgctggtctgggcaatgattttttggatatgacctcaaaagcaaaggcaacaaaagcaaaaatagacaaaggaattacatcaaaataaaatgcttctcTGCATAGCAAATTCAACAGAGTGAAGACAGAATCTACAGAAtcggataaaatatttgcaaactatacatttgATAAGACgttaatttccaaaatgtttaaggatgtcaaacaactcaatagcaaaaaaaaaaaaaaaaagtatttaaaaaatgagcaaaagacctgaatagacatttctcaaaaggagatatacaaatAACCAACAGGTATATTAAACATTGCTCATCAACAACCAtcatggaaatgtaaatcaaaatcacaatgagatatcacctcacacctgttagaatggctattaccaaaaagacaaaagataagtgttggcgaggatgtggagaaaagggaactccttcctcactgttggtgggaatgtaaattactaccattatggaaataactcaaaatattAAACGTAGAACTACAAGCGAGTCCAGCAAATCCACTAGTGGGTATATATGTaagggaaatgaaatcagtatgtcaaagagctatctgcacttccatgtttccCGCAGCACTATTCAACAATAGCCAGAATATGGAATCAAGctaactgtccatcaacagatgagtggataaagaaaatgtgatatacatcaataatggaatattattaagccataataaagaatgaaatcctgtcatttgcagcaacatgaatggaactggaagacattctgttaagtgaaataagccaggcacgtaaagacaaatatcgcatgttgtcacttatatgtgggagctaaaaaatttgATGTCACTGAGGTAgtaagtagaatggtgattaccagaggctggggtgggtgggtggtgggaaTGAAGAGAGGctgttaatgagtacaaaaatacagttagatagaaggaatgtTATAGGGTTTGATAGCTatatagagacaaaaaaatagGTAAGTGATTGCCTAGGAAAGCAGGTGGGATTGAGTACTAATGGTTATGGAGTTTCTCTTTtgggtgatgaaaaagttctaaagGTGATAGTGATAAAGGCTGTACAACTCTGAAGACAAACTAAAAACCATTGtattgcacactttaaatgggtgaaccGTATGCTATATTAATTCTAtcccaataaagctgtttaaaaaaaaaaaaaaagaaaaaaaagaatgctaagtGGAATTTGCCAgatacaaaaaagacaaatattatatgattccacttatgtagaatatctagaataggcaaatttgtAGAGGAAGAATGTACATTTGAAGTCACTAAGGGCTGGGTGGATGAGGCAATGGGGAGTTAGTGCTTAAAAGTTACAGTTTCTGTCTGAAGTCATTAAAGTCTTGGAAATAGCGGTGGTGATGATTTCACAACATGATGAGTGTAATTAATGTCACTAAACTGAAcacctaaaaatggttaatatggcaaattttatgatatcttaccacaattttttagAAACATAATTCAGATCACGTTTCCCTAACAACTCTCCAACAGCTTCCCATCTCCCTCAGAATGAAAGCCCAAATTTTCAATATAGCCCATAAAGTCCTACATATTCTGGCCCCATTCCCTTTCTGGCCTGACCTCTGACCTCCTCTCCGCTGGGCTCCAGCTCACTAGGCCTCTTAAGTTGCTCTCTGAATATAAAGAGGCAGGTtcccccagggcctttgcactttcTTCTCCTCCAGAGAGCCTCAAGGTAAGTTCTCTCACTTCCTTGAGCTCTGGACTCAAAAATTCCCTTCTCAGTGTGGTCTTCCCTGACCACTTATTGTACAACTGCAGCCCCCTACAGccctccacccccaacacacacacactcttcatctccctttcctttttaatttccattttcaccttATGTCAccctatacattttattttttgcctgtctctgtccactaaaatgtaagctccaaaAGGAGAGAGATGTTTGTCTGTTCTGTTCATTGTTGGTATCTCTAGTGCCTAGAGCAGtccttaataaacatttgttggatTAATAAAGGGAGACCACTGTGggtaaaaaaaagtagaaaataaaatttcagctgAAGAATGGAAGCCCCTTtaaattatcaggcccagagaggcattaGAATGAAAAAACAGTCCCATCTCACTCCCTGCTTGAGCTGGATAATTATCTCTTAAAGCCCACCTGCTATGTGTGCTCTAGACTGGTACCAAGTAGCCATAAAATGCCATATGCTGGACACGATAACTCATACCCTATGAGTTACAGTGTACAGCCAATCACCAAGCAATGGTATCTCTGTAAACCAATAACAATTCCTGACCAACTTTGTCTCAGCCCACTCCTTCCCTTCGCCTTTAAAAATCTGCTTGTAACCAAGGGCTGAAGGAGCACTCCCCAAGGCAACTGGGATATGAGTCCTGGGCAACTGCCCTCATTTTGGCTAAAGTAAacactttaaattaaaattttgtgcCCCGGCCTCTTCCTTTTAGGTCGACACCACTATTCAATGACATCAAGATCTGAACTGTCCTACTTATCCCAATCTTCCACCCCTAAAAAGAAATGTACCAAACCATAAAAAGCCTGAAGTACTCCGACTTACAGACTCCTGTATTAGCATCCTAAGAATTATATCACCCTCTTCAACAGGGAGTAGTATTTTTCATATCAAACCTAGCCGGAGAACAACTGACATTcaactaggaaaaaaaagaaaatccattaaGGACTGAGCGATTTGAACTCAAAAATATCCATCATCACTTGCTAAATCATAGACAGCAGGTTATTTCCCTCGACTTTACTGTGCAGACCTGGAGTGGCTCAATTTCTGCCATAAGGCCGTACCGGAAAGGCAGCAACCTAAGCGCGCAGGGTAAACATTAGGCTGGGGCCGGGAGAGGCAGGGAAGCACTTTTTGAATGGCGGAAGCTCCGACAGACGCCTTTCCTGGCTGCTCCcgaggggaaagggaaaggtaGAATGTCTGTTTTTTCCGGAATCTCCCAAACACAGCCCAGGGGCCTGCTCCGCGGGCCTAAGCACCTCCACGTGTCTCAGAAGCCTAGCACGATAGATACCCGGGGCACCGAGCTGGCAAAACGGAAATGGGAAGACACTTTACCCTGAGAAGATAAAGTCCAACAGGTCTTCTCCTTCAGCCGGATGACTGTGGAGCGCCACCACAAGCAGGGCCTGCAACCCAAGCATCCAGGCTAGACACCAAATCAGCAAACTTCATTCCCGCGCTGCACAATACACGCCGGCGCGTCCCCGGCGCACACAGTACACATCAGCTCCCGGAGACCGACCCGACCCGCCCCTCCAGCCCCGTCCCCGCCCCCGCTCCTGCCCCACCCCTTtccccgcccccggcccggcTCGCCTTTCGCGCGGCGCTGCAGCCCTCCCACCACAGCCCATCCAGCACCGCCCAGCGCGCCGCGGTACGCATGCGCGGAGGCCCTCACTGCCGCTGAGCTCCTCGGGAAGTGTAGTCTCCTTGCAGGTGCCGCTGGGCCGCCAGAGTCCCGCATCCCGGTGGAATCCGGAGAAGTGAGAACACTCCCTCTACCTGGTCCTCGTTCGCACCTCTTCACAACTGTCCAGTCCCCTCGCACTCCCGTTGCACCCCACGCACCGGGCTTCCGTCAGGGCGTGCACTGAGGAAGAGCGGAGACCCCCTCTTCCCCTCAGCCGCCTGTGCCGGGGGAGGCGGGGTCCATCGCCCGACCCCGCCGTCGCTCTccccgcctcccctcccctcccctcctggcgGGTGTGGGGCCGGTGTCCGAAGCCCGGCAGCGGCCCCCGCAGCGGCCGCAGGAGGGGCGGCGGCGGTGGGCGCCGCGGGCGATGCCCCTGCCCGGCTGCTCCGGCGGGGGGCAGTgcgagcggcggcggcgggggagGAGGCGGGgggcggcggctgcggcggctgcagcagaggggccgagagctggcggcggcggcggcggtggtcGTGAAGGGCATCGGCGGCGGCGGTGATGGCAGAGATGATGTGAGTGCCCGCCGGCTGGGGACCCGGGGTCGCGGAACGCGGGACGGGCGGCGGCGGCGTGCGGGAGCGGCCCCGGGGGCGGCAGAGGGATGCGGGGAGCGCGGGCAGAGCCGGAGCGGCGGCCGCCAACCGGCCGGCAGGAGCTGGAGCCCCGCGCTGCGGCGCCGGGGGAGCCGGGCCGGGCGTGGGGGTcgcgggcggcggcgggggcggccaGGCCGAGGGGCGTCTGCGATTGTTCTcaacacccctcccccaccccaccccgtgTGTCTGTTTGTCACTTGCAGCTGAAGATGGAAAGAGCCAGGCGAAggggaggcggcggcggccgcggccGCGGAGGCAAGAATGTAGGGGGCTCTGGCCTAAGCAAGAGTAGACTCTATCCCCAGGCCCAGCACTCCCACTACCCCCACTACGCGGCCTCAGCCACCCCTAATCAGGCCGGGGGCGCAGCCGAAATCCAGGAGCTGGCCTCCAAACGAGTGGACATCCAGAAAAAGAGGTTTTACCTAGACGTGAAGCAAAGCTCCCGGGGCCGCTTCCTAAAGATAGCCGAAGTCTGGATAGGGAGAGGCCGGCAGGACAACATCAGAAAGAGTAAACTGACCCTCTCCCTGTCTGTGGCAGCGGAGCTGAAGGACTGTCTAGGGGACTTCATCGAGCACTATGCCCACCTGGGCCTGAAAGGCCACCGGCAAGAGCACGGCCACAGCAAAGAGCAAGGCTCCAGGAGGAGACAGAAGCACTCGGCACCCTCCCCACCAGTCTCGGTGGGGTCCGAAGAGCATCCTCACAGTGTCCTGAAAACAGACTATATCGAGAGGGACAATAGGAAATATTACCTAGACCTAAAGGAAAATCAGCGGGGTCGCTTCCTACGGATTAGACAAACGATGATGCGGGGGACTGGCATGATAGGTTATTTTGGCCACAGTTTGGGCCAAGAACAGACTATTGTCCTCCCAGCACAAGGAATGATTGAGTTTCGTGATGCCCTGGTTCAGCtgattgaagactatggcgaaggAGACATAGAAGAACGAAGAGGTGGAGACGATGACCCACTAGAACTCCCAGAGGGGACTTCTTTCAGAGTGGACAATAAAAGGTTCTACTTTGATGTGGGCTCTAATAAATATGGAATTTTCCTGAAGGTAAGTGAGGTGAGACCACCTTACCGTAATACTATTACTGTTCCATTCAAAGCTTGGACAAGGTTTGGGGAGAATTTTATCAAGTATGAAGAAGAGATGAGGAAAATTTGCAACAgccataaagaaaagagaatggatGGCAGAAAGGCCAGTGGTGAAGAACAAGAATGCCTCGACTAGAGTGAAATTGAACTCCATCAGGcaaaatttaaaatcacaaattGGCTAAAAGTACTGATCCATTATCCTTTGaagaagtttttcctcttttttggcCCGTTGTTACTAGTAATACCTCTAGTAGTTGATACTTCAAGAAGTCTGATTCTCATGTTATGTTACACATAGATCACTATAATTCTTACGGGAATTCCAACCTTCCCAGAGCTAAATAGTTTAGCTGCTTCAACTGCTCCAGACTATTGAAGTATGCAAATCAGCACAAAATGTGACATTCTGACATTCTAAATACCATAACTAAGATTTACATTGCACTATGACATAATCCTGAAAAAAGATACATATACTTAAATGGAAGTGTGACTTTCTATTTAACAAATTCCCCTAAAAGTATTTCAATCCCACTTCATTAAAAGCTGCTAAGCTTACCTGTAGGGCAGTTACCACAGAAACAGATATTGACCtccagtatatataaatatatttacttataaaagGACAAGTAGATGTATATTGTCCATTGGATAACTGAATATTTATACCATCAAAGGATCAAATCTTATCTAATTAAACCTTAAAAATACAGTGTCATAATATTTCTTAAGAATACTATAGTGTTCTATAATTTCAAACTTTGTGGTAACCCTACATTTTATAGTTACCATATCAAAGCCATGGGAGAGTTTTAATTGGTTATTCTAAGTTTAGTTACAATCCCTTCTTTACCTCTACTTAAtgttctttatgtttttattgactTTCCAAAGTTTCAGGAATTACTTTTATGCCACATTGAGTGGGAGGCTTCATCCAATGGCTTTGCTATGGAAATCTTGGTGTTTTAGCTTTTCATGCTAATTTGAAGATTGCGAGAGGTTTCTTCCCCAAAATAGATCATGGACTCAAGGTGTTATACTTTATGCTTCTTCTTTAACACTCTTCCAGAAGGGTTGGTGCACCAATtaactgatataaaaatatacctgtaataatatattttagtagCACTTTTGCAATTGCTACCCTTAAAACCATGTCAACACTTCCAGTATAAACCTGAATTTTACAGGTGTTTTAATTCCGGAGGGgggtggggattttttttttctaaaaagaatttagaatacaAATTTCCAGtctgagaaaaatattatttgaagattggttataaatatatttgaaaggaaaattcAGGCATTTTCCAAGGTGCTCTTTCTGACTTTACACAAGACTCACCCATTTACCtgtattaaaaattactttccagGAAGTGCCACAGCAATTTTTCAACACCtaagcaattttttaaacaagTGGGTATAGTGTTATATGTGTACCAACCCATCCTGTATTAACTGACTGAAATTACATCTATTCAGCTATATCTTCTTGTGAATGAAATTATTGTCTTTTATCTTGGCTTTATTCACCTCCTACACAGTAAGTCCATCTAATCATATTTAAGAGCCAGAACACTGATTTCAACCCCCAAATATTACTCTCATTGATGCGAGCTGGCTGCATGGATTCAAATCAGAATGTAGCTCTTCTTTTATatgccaaaagtaatttaaaattatatcagcaatttttttcttccagaggTTTGTCCCCCAGTACATTTACGTGAGGTCACTAAGAAAACTTGATggtatgaattaaaaaaattaatttcattggTTTATGTTACTTAAGAACAAGCAATCAGTAACCCCGACATATATACTGGTGTTGGTTTACAGATCGTATTTCACATTTCCTCTAGTAGCGTGAAGGAATCTCATTAGTTCATTATAACTGGACCATCTGGATCACTATAGAACAACTGAAGGTTAGGAGATAATGTTAGTACTAGAGCTAATAGCACATGGTGGGTGTTGAGACTCTAAAAGTAGCAAGGATTTTTAAACAGTCCTAACTGTAAAATAACTATGTAGGCTTGCTAAAAAAAGTAGTTTTTGGTCTATGAAGGAGTGATGTGCACTTGAATTACTGTACTACTGATTGTTATTGCTGCCCATCATAGTGCCTATTAATAATAATCAACCTGTCAGATTTTGGCAAACTGGAGCTGCGAATATTCTAGTATTTGATTGTTCCTATCGCTATTGCTATGAGTGTATACTCTCTCTTAAAGTcttcctttctaaaatatttatatccatTAGGTCTAAATGATTTCCTTTTACCTTTTGGGTCTGATAAGATTTGAGTAtgtgtctatatctatatatatacacacacatatatgtatatgcatatatgtgtgtgtatacatacatacaataccATGTCAGACTTAAAGATAAATATCTTTAACTCATTGTATATAAACACTATTAAATTTAGTTTTCCATTAATTATTTAAGTAAAGAATTAGTTAAGCAGCCAGATTTTCTACCTTGTATTTATAGTTCAAAGTTTTTACCATCTCAAAGCTGCAGATTAAATAGATGCATATATACTGGCAATTGAATATACTCTAAAATTATTAAGCCTTCTGCCAgtccttttgtttcatttttttcataatcaTTGAAAAATGAGAAGATGCTATGATTTTTTGATACTTAAAATACCCAAGAATTCATTAGCCATAATTAAATATGATCCAGTTCAAAACTCTGGTCTTAGGACATGTATTGCCATGTATCTTATAAAATAAGCTACTATTCTTATCTgtgcaatattcactttatttattgTCATTTGTAACATACATGGAGCTGCAAGTGTTCATGGTATCCTTCAAAATAACAGAAACCCTGCCTTGAAGACATTAAACTCTTAAGGCAACTGGAAGTTAGAAGTTAAAAAATGAGCATGAAAGTTAGTAACCAAAAGTACTAGTTCACTGTATAATTCTAAAACACTGATGATGTTTGCACATAATAATCCAAGCATAATGTGGTGCAGGCTCAAAACTGTAGTAATATAAGCTAATAGTATGAAATTTGGAAACGGGTTCCTCTTGATAGTTGGCAGTGTGCTCCTAGCAATTGAAAGCAGCACTAATCTGTTGCTTATATGCAAAAGATGCAATGTATTATAAAGATATTAAAGTTCtgctacattttataattttccttattaaaaCCCCAAACTGCCATGTCCCTGAAACTTGAGTCAAACACAAGCTTATTTGCACTAAAGAGCAtggccaaaaaaataaatgacagggTGGAAAAGCTAGTTGGAACCTCTTGAAATAATTGGTTCTGATAGGAGAATTTCACATTTGTCTATTTGAAAGCTATATGGTCCAGGCAGACAATCTGTCAGTTCACTAATTTAATAATGCACTTTACCTTTTGTATATAGAAGATGTACATTTATGCCACTTGACAGGTGGGATGTGTTTCAATAACTATGTAGCTAGAATCTATAAGGTGATCTCTTGCATGCATATGTTTGTGTTGGAACTGTTGTTGTAACAGGTTTCCATTAAATCAGTATAATGGAGAAGGGTAGAAGATGCTTTTGAAACAAATCCCagtatatttaacaaataattttaaagtagagTTCACATTTGGTGTCTTAAGaactagaataaataaaatactatttccaACCCAAATTCGTATTACAGTTGAGACTGTATTTAGTTGAGATTCCCCATAATGCCCTGACAGTTAATTTGGGGAATTTGTCCAGACCAAATTTTTTTCAATCATTGTTTCATTGTTGATATATGTTTAAGTAATGAATAAATATGCAGTACATAATATTATACTCAAATTAAAAGTGTGGTTAGCTGATGTGGCATTATTTAAAGATCACTCAGACTAAAGAAATAAGGTTTCAAGTTAAGGAAATGCAAGGAACCTATGAACAGTCACTAACACAAATATGATATCTCAGAATTCACAGAAGTACTAACCTTCACCAACTAAAAAGGGTATTGGGAGATTTAGTGTATCCTTCCATCTTAAAAGCTTCTTAAGATGTACATTTGAAAACTAGATAACTGTTACTTAATAATACTTTACTGAGAAACACTGTGTACTAACAATTCATCAAGAGTGTGCTATATTTACTGCGTTCATTTTATATCTATAGATAAGAATACATTATATAGTCATCCTACCTTAATATAATCATGTATTTATATtgtaattttgcaaatattttccataaaataaacatttatctgAGCTGCACAATTTGAAGAGGATGAAATTGGAATACACCCTCAGATGCTCATTTTAAATAAGCAGCTACCATTGAAAGCTGATGTATGTATTATCATTCCTTTAAATTTGGGTTTGtggtatatattaatatttaaatgaataggacttaatttgaattttaagtggttttctgaaaataattttttcataagtgtgagctttttttcctgcttatctCCAAATGTTTTTCATTGGAACTATTTATGAACTCCTATTCAAAGCTTTATGTAAGGGGTTTGCTTAGTCACCACTTAGTTTGAagtctgtctttactaaaatatcaAACATCTTTGACAACATACAAAGAGGAGTTAACATTGATTCTATGCCTACAGAATAATACAGGTGTAATATTTATCACTGCCTGAAAAGGATCTTAAAATCCTTCTGAAATTTCcttaaatgtttcttgaatttcAAAGAGAAATGGTGGCTAATGGCTAGCCCATCAGAGAAAGAGAGTAAGTATGATAACATGCTGTTGATACAACCCATAGTCCACCATACTGTAGCAATGAAGTTTAGGGAAAATGTGCTTTTCCCAACTTAATATCATGTGAAAATTGGGTTTTCAGATTACAGTAACTCtgtcataaagaaaatatacccAAATTTAGTAGGTAGagcttagaaaaataatatatgtataagtatatattttcatgtatagTGGAAAAAATCCATAGTTGTTATTAATTTGACAtgctattttaaatcatttaaatttattttggtaaTGAGATTTTAATCACTATTTTTGAATGGGGAAAAACATACACATAGTACAAAATGGAAACAGTACAGATGGGTAGAGGGTGAAAAGTAGCAACCAATGTTAGCAATTTCTTGTGTATCCTTCTAGGGTTACTCtgcatatataagtatatgtgtattatatatatatatatatatattctttttaaaaacatacagatgAAAACGTATTATATATACTATCTTGTACCTAGTAGGTTCAATTTCAGATCTGTCattttaagtgacttttttttaCCTTAGATATCATACTTGAGCTAGTTAACATATCac
Proteins encoded in this window:
- the PURG gene encoding purine-rich element-binding protein gamma isoform X2, which translates into the protein MERARRRGGGGGRGRGGKNVGGSGLSKSRLYPQAQHSHYPHYAASATPNQAGGAAEIQELASKRVDIQKKRFYLDVKQSSRGRFLKIAEVWIGRGRQDNIRKSKLTLSLSVAAELKDCLGDFIEHYAHLGLKGHRQEHGHSKEQGSRRRQKHSAPSPPVSVGSEEHPHSVLKTDYIERDNRKYYLDLKENQRGRFLRIRQTMMRGTGMIGYFGHSLGQEQTIVLPAQGMIEFRDALVQLIEDYGEGDIEERRGGDDDPLELPEGTSFRVDNKRFYFDVGSNKYGIFLKLTNYPKSRENINLFHCCQIKHKEQPHDTTKTVEE
- the PURG gene encoding purine-rich element-binding protein gamma isoform X3: MERARRRGGGGGRGRGGKNVGGSGLSKSRLYPQAQHSHYPHYAASATPNQAGGAAEIQELASKRVDIQKKRFYLDVKQSSRGRFLKIAEVWIGRGRQDNIRKSKLTLSLSVAAELKDCLGDFIEHYAHLGLKGHRQEHGHSKEQGSRRRQKHSAPSPPVSVGSEEHPHSVLKTDYIERDNRKYYLDLKENQRGRFLRIRQTMMRGTGMIGYFGHSLGQEQTIVLPAQGMIEFRDALVQLIEDYGEGDIEERRGGDDDPLELPEGTSFRVDNKRFYFDVGSNKYGIFLKGFKGGEKTLGK
- the PURG gene encoding purine-rich element-binding protein gamma isoform X1; translation: MERARRRGGGGGRGRGGKNVGGSGLSKSRLYPQAQHSHYPHYAASATPNQAGGAAEIQELASKRVDIQKKRFYLDVKQSSRGRFLKIAEVWIGRGRQDNIRKSKLTLSLSVAAELKDCLGDFIEHYAHLGLKGHRQEHGHSKEQGSRRRQKHSAPSPPVSVGSEEHPHSVLKTDYIERDNRKYYLDLKENQRGRFLRIRQTMMRGTGMIGYFGHSLGQEQTIVLPAQGMIEFRDALVQLIEDYGEGDIEERRGGDDDPLELPEGTSFRVDNKRFYFDVGSNKYGIFLKVSEVRPPYRNTITVPFKAWTRFGENFIKYEEEMRKICNSHKEKRMDGRKASGEEQECLD